A single genomic interval of Zobellia nedashkovskayae harbors:
- a CDS encoding NTP transferase domain-containing protein produces the protein MKKQEERMIIGPEIYGLVLAGGKSTRMGKDKGLIPYHGMPQRDYLYNLLGRVCEKTFLSIRPEQQNEIADEIEVIVDENKYRGPYNGLLSAHLKQPDVAWLVLACDLPLMDLLALQELIAARDPNKVATSFAQKEDPLPEPLCAIWEPKAFEESLAYLENGNGTCPRKYLINSEVKLVFPTNPNVLLNANSEEEYKEAIVKLSVE, from the coding sequence ATGAAAAAACAGGAGGAAAGAATGATTATAGGTCCTGAAATATACGGTTTGGTGCTAGCCGGAGGAAAAAGCACCCGAATGGGAAAAGACAAAGGTTTAATTCCGTACCACGGTATGCCACAACGCGATTATCTTTATAATCTATTGGGAAGGGTTTGTGAAAAGACTTTTTTGAGCATTAGACCGGAGCAGCAGAATGAGATTGCGGATGAAATAGAAGTAATTGTTGATGAGAACAAGTATAGAGGGCCTTACAACGGACTCCTATCTGCTCATTTAAAACAGCCTGATGTGGCTTGGTTGGTTTTGGCGTGTGACCTTCCATTAATGGACCTTCTAGCGCTGCAAGAATTAATAGCTGCTCGCGACCCGAATAAAGTAGCCACTTCGTTCGCCCAAAAAGAGGACCCTTTGCCCGAACCCCTCTGTGCTATTTGGGAGCCAAAAGCTTTTGAAGAAAGTTTAGCCTATTTGGAAAACGGTAACGGAACTTGCCCAAGAAAATATTTAATTAATAGCGAGGTGAAATTGGTTTTTCCTACCAACCCTAATGTACTTCTGAATGCAAATTCTGAGGAAGAGTATAAGGAAGCCATCGTGAAATTATCAGTAGAATGA
- the moeB gene encoding HesA/MoeB/ThiF family protein, translating to MNVERYDRQTILKEFGMEAQRKLQSAKVLVVGAGGLGVPVLTYLNAMGVGVLGIVDNDVVSLSNLHRQVLYSEKDINKPKVATAVLKLKEQNSETKIISHETFLTRENALEIISDYDVVVDASDNFPTRYLVNDACVILNKPFVYGALHSFEGQVSVFNFEGGPTYRCLFPEMPKADEMPNCNENGVLGIVPGIIGNFQALEAVKVITGIGETLSGKLLLFDGLSNNFQKIRFLLNPENLKRKALQKNYDFDCEVPINSIASDAFQQIIDKNEVQLIDVRTAKEFNRNHLSFAKNIPLSELDERYGEILYDAKIYVVCQSGVRSRKAVEKLKGLHANASLINVEGGMNQISKHAAKY from the coding sequence ATGAACGTAGAACGCTACGACCGACAAACGATTCTAAAAGAGTTTGGTATGGAGGCTCAACGAAAGTTACAGTCGGCCAAAGTACTGGTGGTAGGAGCTGGTGGGCTTGGGGTTCCCGTTCTTACCTATCTGAATGCTATGGGTGTGGGAGTTTTGGGTATTGTAGATAATGATGTGGTGTCGCTATCTAACTTACACAGGCAAGTACTATATTCTGAAAAAGACATAAATAAGCCCAAGGTAGCTACCGCTGTTTTAAAATTGAAAGAACAGAATTCAGAAACTAAAATCATTTCTCACGAAACATTTTTGACACGAGAAAATGCGCTTGAAATTATTTCTGATTATGATGTGGTAGTTGATGCTTCTGATAATTTTCCTACCCGATATTTGGTTAACGATGCTTGTGTGATTTTGAATAAACCTTTTGTTTACGGAGCATTACACAGTTTTGAAGGGCAAGTAAGTGTTTTTAATTTTGAAGGAGGACCTACATACCGTTGTCTTTTTCCTGAAATGCCAAAAGCAGACGAAATGCCTAATTGTAATGAAAATGGAGTTTTGGGTATTGTACCGGGAATCATTGGTAATTTTCAGGCTTTGGAGGCCGTGAAAGTGATTACAGGAATAGGGGAGACCCTTTCAGGAAAATTGTTGCTTTTTGATGGACTTTCAAACAATTTTCAAAAAATCCGTTTTTTGTTGAATCCTGAAAACCTAAAGAGAAAGGCACTTCAAAAGAATTATGATTTTGATTGTGAAGTGCCTATAAATTCTATTGCTTCGGATGCTTTTCAACAAATTATAGATAAGAATGAGGTGCAACTTATAGATGTTCGCACTGCTAAGGAGTTCAATAGAAACCATTTATCTTTTGCTAAGAATATTCCACTTTCCGAACTTGATGAACGGTATGGTGAGATTTTGTACGACGCTAAAATTTACGTCGTTTGTCAGTCTGGGGTACGCAGTAGAAAAGCTGTAGAGAAACTCAAAGGATTACATGCCAATGCCAGTTTGATTAATGTAGAAGGAGGGATGAACCAAATTTCAAAACATGCCGCTAAGTACTGA
- a CDS encoding sulfite exporter TauE/SafE family protein, which translates to MPLSTENLVLLCLGFFIVATLYSSVGFGGGSSYLALLTLFLGGFFAIRSIALVCNLVVVSGSTFLYFKNGHANLKDFLPFVLASIPLAFLGASFRLEENVFFLLLGFSLVTSSIFLASQTFSKRDFSEKVAKYPKFLTYILGGGIGLLSGLVGIGGGIFLAPILNHLRWDKSIKIAALASFFILVNSISGLAGLIQGGMLDLPWKETLALVVSVLIGGQLGIRMSLKRFTPKGIKRVTALLVFIVGVRILLKYIPEIF; encoded by the coding sequence ATGCCGCTAAGTACTGAAAACCTGGTGCTCCTGTGTTTGGGTTTCTTTATTGTAGCTACATTGTACTCTTCTGTAGGATTTGGCGGTGGGTCTAGCTATCTAGCCTTATTGACTTTATTTTTAGGAGGCTTTTTTGCCATACGTTCTATAGCTTTGGTTTGTAACTTGGTGGTGGTTTCGGGTAGCACTTTTTTATATTTTAAAAATGGTCATGCGAATTTAAAAGACTTTTTACCCTTTGTATTGGCCAGTATACCGTTGGCGTTTCTTGGAGCCTCTTTTCGACTGGAAGAAAATGTTTTCTTTCTTTTATTGGGATTTTCACTTGTAACTTCTTCGATATTTTTGGCTTCACAAACTTTTTCAAAAAGAGATTTTTCTGAAAAGGTTGCTAAATATCCCAAGTTCTTAACTTATATATTGGGTGGTGGAATTGGTCTTTTATCTGGACTTGTAGGTATTGGCGGCGGTATATTTTTAGCACCGATACTAAATCACCTTAGGTGGGACAAATCGATTAAAATAGCTGCTTTGGCCAGTTTTTTTATATTAGTGAATTCCATTTCAGGCTTAGCTGGCCTAATTCAAGGAGGAATGTTAGATCTCCCTTGGAAGGAAACGTTGGCTCTAGTTGTTTCTGTACTAATTGGCGGGCAGCTGGGTATTCGTATGAGCTTAAAGAGATTTACCCCCAAAGGTATAAAGAGGGTAACGGCCTTATTGGTTTTTATTGTAGGGGTTCGTATTTTACTCAAATATATCCCAGAGATATTTTAA
- a CDS encoding WbqC family protein: protein MKILLNPAYFPDIATFSVIAQNEICWEVQDNFQKQTYRNRAYVCNDRGRHMLSIPIQHVSNKQGRLNKDVKLDNTYEWQRQHWRTLKTAYRTSPFFEFYEDEIAPLYEKQYEYLLDYNLLTIEIICDCLQMDMPTEKTVTYDVSREGFLDGRFLVNPKGKLNFDQEEYNQVFSDRNEFSGNTSVLDLLFNEGTNALSYLKNQKISFLNA from the coding sequence TTGAAAATTCTTTTAAACCCAGCTTATTTTCCTGATATAGCAACTTTTTCTGTAATAGCTCAAAATGAGATTTGTTGGGAAGTTCAAGATAACTTCCAGAAACAAACGTACCGTAACAGAGCTTACGTCTGTAATGACCGTGGAAGACATATGCTTAGCATACCTATACAACATGTGAGTAACAAGCAGGGTAGGCTGAATAAAGATGTTAAATTAGATAATACCTACGAATGGCAGCGCCAACACTGGCGTACCTTAAAAACGGCTTATAGAACTTCACCTTTTTTTGAATTTTACGAAGATGAGATAGCTCCGCTTTATGAGAAGCAATATGAGTATTTGTTAGATTACAACCTGCTAACCATAGAAATTATTTGTGATTGTCTTCAGATGGATATGCCAACTGAGAAAACGGTAACATATGATGTAAGTCGAGAAGGTTTTTTAGATGGTAGATTTCTTGTGAACCCAAAGGGTAAGTTGAATTTTGATCAGGAAGAATACAATCAAGTTTTTTCCGATAGAAATGAGTTTTCCGGGAACACCAGTGTATTGGATTTACTTTTTAATGAAGGTACAAATGCACTAAGTTACTTAAAGAACCAAAAAATAAGTTTCTTGAATGCTTAG
- a CDS encoding DUF6122 family protein produces MLRFLMHYGIHFLVPIFVGWYFYKEYRLKAILILLAGIVIDLDHLLASPVFDANRCSIGFHPLHSYWAIAIYFGLLYFKKTRIFGLAFLIHILADVTDCFFLFQSK; encoded by the coding sequence ATGCTTAGATTTCTCATGCATTACGGCATTCATTTTTTAGTACCCATCTTTGTTGGGTGGTATTTTTATAAGGAATATCGGTTAAAGGCTATTCTTATATTGTTGGCGGGTATTGTAATAGATTTAGACCATTTATTGGCTAGTCCAGTTTTTGATGCCAACCGATGTAGCATTGGTTTTCATCCATTACACAGTTATTGGGCTATTGCTATTTACTTTGGATTGTTATACTTCAAAAAAACAAGAATCTTCGGATTGGCCTTTTTGATTCATATTTTGGCGGATGTCACAGATTGTTTCTTCCTATTTCAATCTAAATGA
- a CDS encoding endonuclease/exonuclease/phosphatase family protein, translating into MKGLSFFNKILFFFNVVFAFALLIACIVPYLSLEIFPFLSILSIGVPALVVVNTLFFLYWLFSLKRQAFTSLFILVLGYFILGTFLKFSSKAVDFKEDELKIMTYNVRGFNSNGVIDNDSIPQLTKRLIRNENPDILCFQEVGYNMDVNYLNYPYHFFKKIHSGDKVHMAIFSKYPITKAEIINFPESINNGSYADILYKGDTLRLYNLHMQSLGITPGTGVLRSQSSEKLLKRVTSKFKKQQQQAEIIAEHKANSPYKNLVCGDFNNTQFSSVYHTIKGDMQDSFIEKGSGYGRSFNFLKIPIRIDFIMADSNFEVMGHKNYDEKYSDHFPVMASFRLK; encoded by the coding sequence ATGAAAGGACTTTCATTTTTTAATAAAATACTTTTTTTCTTTAATGTAGTTTTTGCTTTTGCGCTTTTAATAGCTTGCATAGTTCCGTATCTATCCTTAGAGATTTTTCCTTTTTTATCTATATTAAGTATAGGCGTACCTGCTCTGGTTGTTGTTAACACACTATTTTTCTTATACTGGTTATTCAGCCTTAAAAGACAGGCTTTCACTTCTTTATTTATTCTCGTACTGGGCTATTTTATCCTAGGTACCTTTTTAAAATTCAGTTCTAAAGCTGTTGATTTTAAAGAAGATGAATTAAAAATCATGACTTACAATGTTCGTGGTTTTAATAGTAATGGAGTTATAGATAATGACAGTATACCTCAGCTTACAAAACGTTTAATTCGTAATGAAAATCCAGATATTCTCTGTTTTCAAGAAGTAGGCTACAATATGGATGTGAATTACTTAAACTATCCATATCACTTTTTCAAAAAAATACACTCGGGAGACAAAGTACATATGGCTATTTTTTCAAAATACCCGATAACGAAAGCAGAAATAATAAATTTCCCTGAAAGCATCAACAATGGTTCTTATGCTGATATCTTATACAAAGGAGACACCTTGCGACTCTACAATTTACACATGCAATCACTCGGCATAACACCTGGTACTGGTGTTTTGCGTTCCCAATCTTCAGAAAAACTTTTAAAGCGGGTTACAAGCAAATTTAAAAAGCAACAACAGCAAGCCGAGATTATAGCTGAACACAAAGCTAACAGTCCTTATAAGAATCTAGTTTGCGGTGACTTTAACAATACACAATTTTCTTCTGTCTATCACACCATAAAGGGTGATATGCAAGATTCTTTTATTGAAAAAGGCTCGGGTTATGGCCGCTCCTTTAATTTTTTAAAGATTCCTATTCGCATTGATTTTATCATGGCCGATTCTAATTTTGAAGTTATGGGTCACAAGAACTATGATGAAAAATATTCAGACCACTTCCCCGTTATGGCTTCATTTAGATTGAAATAG
- a CDS encoding rhomboid family intramembrane serine protease, whose translation MTNGDLKYQYARLSVSEKLIAINVIVFIVMGLITALISPNVENWFALPKDFFDFLMQPWSIITYSFLHGGIFHILWNMYILYVAGRILLNLFDGRRFLNIYFLGVILGGLLFLLSYNIFPTLISVNASLIGASAGVMAVLIFVCTYIPNQEVRLFFFNVKLWQIGLFVVLMDLVQIPMGGNIGGRIAHLGGALLGYMYARQLYNGRDIGEGFSNFVDGVVNLFKKSEKKAPMKTVFKNNQKTAAKKANYDKKTHQKKIDAILDKISKSGYESLSKAEKDFLFKAGKED comes from the coding sequence ATGACAAACGGAGACTTAAAATATCAATATGCACGATTGAGCGTTTCTGAAAAGCTCATAGCCATTAACGTTATTGTTTTTATCGTTATGGGCCTCATTACCGCACTAATTAGCCCGAATGTTGAAAATTGGTTTGCCCTACCCAAAGATTTTTTCGACTTTCTAATGCAGCCATGGTCTATTATAACTTACTCTTTTTTACATGGTGGTATATTCCATATTCTTTGGAACATGTATATACTTTATGTGGCCGGACGTATTTTACTGAACCTTTTTGACGGCAGACGATTTTTGAATATTTATTTTCTAGGTGTTATTTTAGGCGGACTATTATTCCTTTTAAGTTATAATATTTTTCCAACGCTAATAAGCGTAAACGCTTCCTTGATCGGAGCATCAGCAGGGGTAATGGCCGTACTTATTTTTGTGTGTACCTATATCCCAAACCAAGAGGTTCGTCTTTTCTTTTTTAATGTAAAACTCTGGCAAATAGGGTTATTCGTTGTTTTAATGGATTTGGTTCAGATTCCTATGGGAGGGAATATAGGTGGGCGAATAGCGCATTTAGGAGGTGCTTTATTAGGCTATATGTACGCCAGACAGCTTTATAATGGTAGAGACATTGGCGAAGGGTTTTCAAATTTTGTTGATGGTGTTGTCAACCTCTTCAAGAAAAGCGAAAAGAAAGCTCCAATGAAAACGGTTTTTAAAAACAATCAAAAAACAGCGGCCAAAAAGGCTAATTACGATAAAAAGACACACCAGAAAAAAATAGATGCTATTCTGGATAAAATCAGTAAATCTGGATACGAAAGCCTTTCGAAAGCAGAGAAAGACTTTTTATTCAAAGCTGGTAAGGAAGATTAA
- a CDS encoding rhomboid family intramembrane serine protease — translation MGKLTEAIKHLLIINVLFFVATSMYGDQMYQWFSLWFPKNENFAFYQVITHMFMHGGFMHIAFNMYALWAFGTPLEKMWGRNKFLFFYFSAGLGSALLHTGVNYYYFNEGMQALVSSGMTESNVLDIISAGQYSPDWYNIASKSTIDNFLSAYNTPAVGASGAIYGVLVAFGMMFPNSELFLIFLPIPIKAKFFIPVLIGLDLFSGVTGYAIFGQGIAHFAHIGGALFGFLMMWYWKKNQFNNNRWN, via the coding sequence ATGGGAAAACTAACCGAAGCCATAAAGCACCTACTCATAATTAACGTTCTGTTTTTTGTGGCAACCTCTATGTATGGTGATCAGATGTATCAGTGGTTTTCGTTATGGTTTCCAAAAAACGAAAATTTTGCTTTTTATCAGGTTATAACTCATATGTTCATGCATGGTGGTTTCATGCATATTGCCTTTAACATGTATGCTTTGTGGGCCTTTGGAACGCCACTAGAGAAAATGTGGGGACGTAATAAATTTTTATTTTTCTATTTCTCTGCAGGTTTGGGATCTGCATTACTCCATACAGGCGTCAATTATTACTATTTTAACGAGGGTATGCAAGCCCTGGTTAGTAGTGGAATGACCGAGAGTAACGTCCTGGATATCATCTCAGCAGGTCAATACAGTCCGGATTGGTATAACATCGCATCAAAAAGTACGATAGATAATTTCCTATCTGCTTACAACACTCCGGCCGTTGGAGCATCAGGAGCTATTTACGGAGTTTTAGTAGCCTTTGGCATGATGTTCCCTAATAGCGAGTTATTCTTGATTTTCCTTCCTATTCCTATAAAAGCAAAGTTTTTTATTCCAGTTTTAATCGGGTTGGATTTGTTTTCAGGGGTAACGGGATACGCTATTTTCGGTCAAGGTATAGCTCATTTTGCTCATATTGGAGGAGCCTTATTTGGCTTTCTGATGATGTGGTATTGGAAAAAAAATCAGTTTAACAACAACCGCTGGAACTAA
- the mutL gene encoding DNA mismatch repair endonuclease MutL: MADIIKLLPDHVANQIAAGEVVQRPASVVKELLENAIDAGANNIKLIIKDGGKVLIQVVDDGLGMSATDARLSFERHATSKIQKAEDLFNLSTKGFRGEALASIAAIAHVEMQTKPENEELGTHLKIEGSKIIFQEASVTPKGTSMAVKNLFFNIPARRNFLKSNQVELRHITDEFHRVALAHPTIAFHFYNNGSELFNLPSDNYRKRIVNIFGARTNQKLVPVEEETPIVVIKGFITKPEFAKKSRGEQFFFINNRFVKSPYLHHAIVAAFEGLIKSDSYPGYFLYLEVDPASIDINIHPTKTEVKFDDEHSLYAILRSTVKHSLGQFNVAPALDFEHDPNLQTPYEFKNKSVIQPNVTVNSGFNPFQETKNTPTASRSYQKPNTQSWESLYVGHESKMGADDSAGSISFESDIITGSIFEGEKESTEAVTTTFQIRRKYIVTTIKSGMVVIDQSRAHQRVLYEKFLKNSTVQQAVSQQLLFPLNIAFSKSEIIALQEIEDILVSIGFLFEKIEGESITVTGVPLLVAESEVGMILDQLISDYQQEITDESFSHTDILSKTLAKTLAVKTGETLDNASQIALVNDLFACKEAMVSPFNKPVYITITENDIDKKFI; the protein is encoded by the coding sequence ATGGCAGATATTATAAAACTTTTACCAGACCATGTTGCTAATCAGATAGCAGCGGGTGAAGTGGTTCAACGCCCTGCCTCTGTGGTGAAGGAGTTGCTTGAAAATGCCATTGATGCTGGTGCTAATAATATAAAACTAATTATTAAAGACGGCGGAAAAGTTCTTATTCAGGTGGTTGATGATGGTTTGGGTATGAGTGCCACAGATGCCAGACTGAGCTTTGAGCGGCATGCCACTTCCAAAATCCAAAAAGCAGAAGATCTTTTTAATTTAAGCACCAAAGGTTTTCGCGGTGAAGCTTTAGCATCCATTGCTGCTATTGCACATGTAGAAATGCAGACCAAGCCCGAAAATGAAGAACTAGGTACCCATCTAAAAATAGAAGGCAGTAAAATTATATTCCAAGAAGCAAGCGTTACCCCAAAGGGTACTTCTATGGCGGTCAAGAATTTATTTTTCAATATTCCTGCAAGACGTAATTTTCTAAAAAGCAATCAAGTAGAACTCCGCCATATTACAGATGAGTTTCATCGGGTAGCTTTGGCACATCCTACAATTGCCTTTCATTTTTATAATAACGGGAGTGAGCTCTTTAACCTTCCATCAGACAATTATCGGAAACGGATTGTGAATATTTTTGGAGCCCGAACGAACCAAAAATTGGTTCCTGTAGAGGAAGAAACGCCAATTGTAGTTATCAAAGGGTTTATAACAAAGCCTGAATTCGCTAAGAAGAGTCGTGGAGAACAGTTTTTCTTTATCAATAACCGATTTGTAAAAAGCCCTTATTTACACCATGCAATAGTAGCGGCGTTTGAAGGACTTATAAAATCTGATAGTTACCCTGGTTACTTTCTTTATTTGGAGGTTGACCCAGCGTCTATTGATATAAATATTCATCCCACTAAAACCGAAGTCAAGTTTGATGATGAACATAGTCTGTACGCTATTTTAAGGTCTACTGTTAAACATAGCTTAGGACAATTTAACGTTGCCCCTGCCCTAGATTTCGAACACGACCCTAATTTACAGACACCTTATGAATTCAAAAATAAGTCGGTCATACAGCCAAATGTAACCGTAAATTCAGGATTCAATCCTTTTCAGGAAACAAAGAATACACCCACTGCTTCTCGTAGCTATCAAAAACCAAATACACAGAGCTGGGAAAGCTTGTATGTTGGTCATGAATCAAAAATGGGAGCTGATGATAGTGCAGGAAGCATTAGTTTTGAGTCGGACATCATTACAGGTTCTATATTTGAAGGAGAAAAAGAATCAACAGAAGCCGTTACGACTACCTTCCAAATTAGAAGAAAATATATAGTAACTACCATAAAGTCAGGTATGGTTGTTATAGACCAGAGCAGAGCACACCAAAGAGTACTTTATGAGAAGTTTTTAAAGAACAGTACAGTACAACAAGCTGTTAGTCAACAATTATTGTTCCCATTAAACATTGCTTTCTCAAAATCAGAAATCATTGCACTTCAAGAAATTGAGGATATTTTGGTCTCCATTGGATTTCTCTTTGAAAAAATAGAAGGCGAATCCATTACCGTTACTGGTGTTCCATTATTGGTGGCAGAAAGCGAGGTTGGCATGATATTAGACCAATTGATTTCTGATTACCAACAGGAGATAACCGACGAAAGTTTTTCTCATACGGACATACTTTCAAAAACCTTGGCAAAGACTTTGGCAGTCAAAACTGGAGAAACATTGGACAACGCCTCTCAAATTGCCCTTGTAAACGACTTGTTCGCTTGTAAGGAAGCCATGGTTAGTCCGTTTAATAAACCGGTATACATCACTATTACCGAAAATGACATTGACAAAAAATTTATTTAG
- a CDS encoding riboflavin synthase subunit beta: MGMLSKFTRLKRSKKFDYAPRYYDDKGKGNPFKIEPKLDQFRSTLNPARGLKGKFGSAMSDVKRQGDNNIKVRMAIIIAVLVLIVLYIIDFDISIFFPK; this comes from the coding sequence ATGGGAATGCTAAGTAAATTCACGCGCTTAAAGCGAAGTAAAAAATTCGATTACGCCCCTCGTTATTATGACGATAAGGGTAAAGGCAATCCGTTTAAAATCGAACCAAAACTCGATCAATTTAGAAGTACACTAAACCCAGCAAGAGGTTTAAAAGGAAAATTTGGCAGCGCCATGTCCGATGTGAAGCGCCAAGGAGATAACAATATAAAAGTAAGAATGGCCATTATCATAGCCGTTTTAGTATTGATTGTACTTTATATCATCGATTTTGACATCTCTATATTCTTCCCTAAATAA
- the ribH gene encoding 6,7-dimethyl-8-ribityllumazine synthase, with protein MATANKNLSIYDKAKIPDAKNFRFGIVVSEWNTEITEGLYSGAIDALLDCGALESNVIRWDVPGSFELTYGCKKMATTQDVDAVIAIGSVIQGETKHFDFVCSATAQGIKDLNVQLDTPVIFCVLTDNNIQQSRERSGGKHGNKGTEAAIAAIQMASLGK; from the coding sequence ATGGCCACTGCAAACAAAAACTTATCTATCTACGATAAAGCAAAAATCCCAGACGCGAAGAATTTTCGGTTTGGGATTGTTGTTTCAGAATGGAATACCGAAATAACCGAAGGTTTATACTCAGGAGCTATTGATGCCCTTTTAGATTGTGGCGCCTTGGAATCTAACGTAATACGCTGGGATGTTCCAGGGAGTTTTGAATTAACCTATGGCTGTAAAAAAATGGCAACCACACAAGACGTGGATGCTGTTATTGCTATAGGAAGCGTTATACAAGGAGAAACCAAGCATTTTGATTTTGTTTGTAGCGCTACTGCACAAGGTATTAAAGATTTGAACGTACAATTAGATACGCCAGTTATTTTCTGTGTGCTGACTGATAACAACATACAGCAATCACGAGAACGTAGCGGGGGCAAACATGGCAACAAAGGTACCGAGGCTGCTATAGCTGCTATACAAATGGCTAGTTTAGGTAAATAG
- a CDS encoding tetratricopeptide repeat protein, producing MATYKKRGFKPKDKAEEQEITEQESATAEVFSTLDESASKTEAWVAGNQNYILGIIGVIAVGVLGYLAYTQFVVKPKEASAANEMYYPQQYFDQALNSPTAKDSLFNLALNGAEGKYGFLDIIGEYSGTKAANLANYSAGMAYLNMQKYQEAISHLENFSSEDDILGALAKGGLGDAFMQLGQPEDALGYYDKAIAHSSNNYTAPKFLYKAGVTALELKQNDKALAYFQKIKDEYSSSDEARTVDAFIGMAKTSN from the coding sequence ATGGCTACATATAAGAAGCGGGGTTTTAAACCAAAAGACAAAGCAGAAGAGCAAGAGATTACAGAACAAGAAAGCGCAACTGCAGAAGTTTTTAGTACACTAGACGAAAGTGCCTCCAAAACCGAAGCTTGGGTAGCCGGTAACCAGAATTATATTCTAGGTATCATTGGTGTTATAGCTGTTGGTGTTCTTGGGTATTTGGCATACACACAATTTGTAGTAAAGCCAAAAGAGGCAAGTGCTGCTAATGAAATGTATTATCCTCAACAATATTTTGATCAAGCACTTAATAGTCCAACTGCAAAAGATTCTTTATTCAATCTTGCTTTGAACGGTGCCGAAGGAAAATATGGTTTTCTAGATATTATAGGTGAATATAGTGGTACAAAAGCTGCTAACTTAGCAAACTACTCTGCTGGTATGGCGTATTTGAACATGCAGAAGTATCAAGAGGCTATTTCTCATCTTGAAAACTTTAGCTCAGAAGATGATATTCTTGGCGCTTTGGCAAAAGGTGGTCTTGGTGATGCTTTTATGCAGTTGGGTCAGCCAGAAGATGCTTTAGGGTATTATGACAAAGCTATTGCTCATAGTAGCAATAACTATACAGCTCCTAAATTCTTATACAAAGCAGGTGTTACTGCTCTAGAATTAAAACAAAATGATAAGGCATTAGCATATTTTCAGAAAATCAAAGATGAGTATTCATCTTCTGATGAAGCACGTACAGTAGACGCATTTATAGGAATGGCTAAAACCAGCAACTAA